One segment of Hippopotamus amphibius kiboko isolate mHipAmp2 chromosome 2, mHipAmp2.hap2, whole genome shotgun sequence DNA contains the following:
- the LOC130844219 gene encoding HIG1 domain family member 1A, mitochondrial, whose translation MSSDTDVSLSSYDEDQGSKLIRKAREAPFVPIGMAGFAAIVAYGLYKLKNRGNTKMSVHLIHMRVAAQGFVVGAMTLGMGYSMYREFWAKPKP comes from the coding sequence ATGTCAAGCGACAcagatgtttctctttcttcatatgaTGAAGATCAGGGCTCTAAACTTATCCGAAAAGCTAGAGAGGCACCATTTGTCCCCATTGGAATGGCAGGTTTTGCAGCAATCGTTGCATATGGATTATATAAGTTAAAGAACAGGGGAAATACTAAAATGTCTGTTCACCTGATCCACATGCGCGTGGCAGCCCAAGGCTTTGTTGTGGGAGCAATGACTCTTGGTATGGGCTATTCCATGTATCGAGAATTCTGGGCAAAACCTAAACCTTAG